One Thermoplasmata archaeon DNA segment encodes these proteins:
- a CDS encoding VOC family protein, which yields MDVKFGYTGIRVKDLEESVKFYTSVLGMMEVARFTQHSTKGNVVILMREPGGHQLELNYYPPGNRFDTRYEVGEGLDHLGFEVKDLDGVLEEAKKAGYPAVLEMQDPEHRWAYIQDPNGIWIEFFVPPG from the coding sequence ATGGACGTGAAGTTTGGGTACACGGGCATCCGGGTGAAGGACCTGGAGGAGTCGGTCAAGTTCTACACGAGCGTCCTGGGGATGATGGAGGTGGCGCGGTTTACGCAGCACTCCACGAAGGGCAATGTCGTGATTCTCATGAGGGAGCCGGGCGGCCATCAGCTAGAGCTGAACTACTATCCGCCGGGAAACCGGTTCGACACGAGGTATGAGGTTGGGGAGGGGCTAGACCACCTCGGTTTCGAGGTGAAAGATCTGGACGGCGTGCTCGAGGAGGCCAAGAAGGCCGGGTACCCCGCTGTTCTCGAGATGCAAGACCCGGAACACCGATGGGCGTACATCCAAGATCCGAACGGCATCTGGATCGAATTCTTTGTCCCGCCCGGCTAG
- a CDS encoding YncE family protein, protein MTPMVLVMGSGPIADRSVQGGIGNPWDSGPSAVGNAAAGAGITSGGPVTSSDPAGVISTINVGTDPGLAAYDSGNGYVYLANTGSHNMSLINALKLQATVSVGESPEFPTYDSTDGWIYVSDVDYHTIEALIGTTVEFLITVGANPQVSAYDSGNGDVYVPNQGSNNVSVVSGRTVLATVNVGTSPSFATYDSKNGYVYVGNSGASNVSILNGTTLVGTVNVGSNPSYATYDGGNGDVYVSNVFSNNVSVINGTTLVGTVSLGSTPESGAYDARNGFVYVPNVNPYSDSNYVSVISGTTLVSMVSVGSIPEFAAYDSGNGDVYVPNAGSNSVSVISGTSVIATITVGSDPVFATYDSGNGYVYVTNQGSGSVSVISGNVSGIGAASTVVFTETGIPSGTSWSVSLNGSQESSTGSAIAFTEVNGTYSYSVGDVPGWHQSTLPYNGRVAVRGSTVIEPTLAFTQLTYSVTFTETPLPSGTNWSVTMGGTPQASTTSTITFTDQNGTYGYTVASVSGYTSSPSSGSVTVAGEAKTVTVTFNALAPGTFAVTFTETGLPSGTDWLVSLNGTMESSTVSYIDFAEMNGTYSYIIGAVPGSVASPSAGNVTVNGESISISLVWTLLASITYNVTFTETGLGLSAEWSVSIDSTSYSASQTGDTGPNFAFDSSIVFQGVPDGSYNLSVAAPDYSATPSSGVVTVDGSNTSIFITFTVAGMDLVSFSETGLADGTAWSVTLVGVGIVQSTSATIAFTDLTQGTYAYTVGAIPGWTTASYSGSVTVTGVAPSVSVPWTPFTYSVTIEETGISAGTLWTSQVSEVVLPPQTVGSTSIGVNRVAIARGPTAHDGFAPVKMSWSANSTGPTAVYQLPNGTYSYVIAASGYQTTTPTPFTVNGQSETLPPVSVSLSSPSVGLSLWVYVIIVVVIAAVVVGVGIGLMRHRRPPALAVSRPPPKPPTNP, encoded by the coding sequence TTGACCCCAATGGTTCTCGTCATGGGCTCGGGCCCTATTGCGGACCGTTCGGTTCAGGGTGGGATCGGGAATCCCTGGGACTCCGGCCCTTCCGCGGTCGGTAACGCGGCGGCCGGAGCCGGCATCACCTCTGGCGGACCGGTGACCTCCTCGGACCCCGCGGGTGTGATTTCAACGATCAATGTCGGCACCGATCCGGGACTCGCCGCTTACGACAGTGGGAACGGCTACGTCTATCTCGCGAACACCGGATCCCACAACATGAGCTTGATCAACGCGCTGAAACTGCAGGCCACGGTGAGTGTCGGAGAGTCTCCTGAGTTCCCGACGTACGATAGCACGGACGGTTGGATCTATGTATCTGACGTTGACTACCACACAATCGAAGCACTGATTGGAACGACGGTGGAGTTTCTGATCACCGTCGGCGCGAATCCCCAGGTCTCTGCTTACGACTCCGGAAACGGGGACGTTTATGTCCCAAATCAAGGTTCGAACAACGTCAGCGTGGTCAGTGGGAGGACGGTCTTGGCTACCGTCAACGTGGGTACGAGTCCCTCCTTCGCCACATACGACAGCAAGAACGGGTACGTCTACGTGGGAAACAGCGGCGCCAGCAACGTCAGCATTCTGAACGGAACTACCCTGGTCGGCACGGTCAACGTCGGTTCCAACCCGTCGTACGCGACTTACGATGGCGGAAACGGTGACGTCTACGTTTCGAACGTTTTTTCGAATAATGTGAGCGTGATCAACGGGACGACGCTGGTGGGCACGGTTAGCCTCGGCAGCACTCCGGAATCCGGCGCGTACGACGCTCGGAACGGGTTCGTCTACGTGCCGAACGTCAACCCGTACTCCGACTCAAACTACGTGAGCGTGATCAGCGGGACGACGCTGGTGAGCATGGTCAGCGTCGGCAGCATCCCGGAATTCGCTGCGTACGACAGCGGCAATGGCGACGTCTACGTGCCGAACGCCGGCTCGAACAGCGTGAGCGTGATTAGCGGCACGTCGGTGATAGCCACGATCACCGTCGGTTCCGACCCAGTCTTCGCGACTTATGACAGCGGGAACGGATATGTCTACGTGACGAACCAAGGTTCGGGCAGCGTGAGCGTGATTTCGGGCAACGTGAGCGGGATTGGAGCTGCTTCTACGGTAGTCTTCACGGAGACCGGAATCCCCTCGGGGACATCGTGGTCGGTGTCGTTGAACGGAAGTCAAGAGAGCTCGACGGGGTCGGCGATCGCGTTCACGGAGGTTAACGGAACGTACTCGTATTCGGTCGGAGACGTACCGGGTTGGCATCAGAGCACGCTTCCGTACAACGGACGGGTGGCGGTAAGGGGGTCGACCGTGATCGAGCCGACGTTAGCGTTCACCCAACTGACGTATTCCGTCACGTTTACGGAGACACCCCTTCCGTCGGGGACGAATTGGTCGGTGACCATGGGAGGGACCCCACAGGCGTCTACCACATCAACGATCACGTTCACGGACCAGAACGGGACGTACGGCTACACGGTAGCCTCGGTCTCAGGGTACACCAGCTCGCCCTCGTCCGGGTCGGTGACGGTGGCCGGTGAGGCAAAGACGGTCACCGTGACGTTCAACGCACTTGCGCCGGGCACGTTCGCCGTCACGTTCACCGAGACGGGCCTCCCATCGGGCACCGACTGGTTGGTATCGTTGAATGGTACGATGGAGAGCTCCACGGTCTCCTACATCGACTTCGCCGAAATGAACGGGACATATTCGTACATCATCGGGGCGGTCCCAGGCTCGGTCGCATCCCCTTCGGCGGGGAATGTGACGGTGAATGGGGAATCGATCAGCATCTCGTTGGTCTGGACCTTGCTGGCCTCAATCACCTACAACGTCACCTTCACCGAGACGGGTCTAGGATTGAGCGCGGAGTGGTCGGTGAGTATCGATTCCACTAGCTATTCGGCTTCTCAGACCGGGGACACCGGACCGAATTTTGCCTTTGACTCCTCCATCGTGTTCCAGGGCGTGCCCGATGGGAGTTACAACCTCTCGGTGGCTGCCCCTGACTACAGCGCCACCCCATCCTCGGGCGTGGTCACCGTGGACGGATCGAACACTTCCATCTTCATCACCTTCACCGTAGCGGGTATGGACCTGGTCAGTTTCTCGGAGACCGGCCTCGCCGACGGAACCGCCTGGTCGGTGACCTTGGTGGGAGTGGGGATCGTGCAATCGACGTCAGCCACGATTGCGTTCACCGATCTAACGCAAGGAACCTATGCCTACACGGTAGGAGCGATCCCCGGGTGGACCACCGCAAGTTATTCCGGGTCCGTGACGGTGACCGGGGTGGCGCCGAGCGTATCGGTTCCGTGGACCCCGTTTACCTACTCTGTGACGATTGAGGAGACTGGGATATCGGCCGGGACGTTGTGGACGAGCCAGGTGTCGGAGGTAGTCCTCCCGCCGCAGACCGTCGGGTCGACGTCTATAGGAGTAAACCGGGTTGCGATCGCGAGAGGGCCGACAGCACACGACGGCTTCGCGCCCGTGAAGATGAGTTGGTCTGCGAACTCGACAGGGCCAACGGCCGTCTATCAGCTCCCGAATGGGACGTATTCGTACGTGATCGCGGCATCCGGGTATCAGACGACGACACCGACGCCGTTCACGGTGAATGGGCAATCGGAAACGCTGCCACCGGTGTCGGTCTCTCTGAGCTCCCCGTCGGTTGGGTTGTCGCTTTGGGTCTATGTGATCATCGTGGTCGTGATTGCGGCGGTCGTTGTTGGCGTCGGAATCGGTCTGATGCGACACCGCCGGCCGCCCGCTCTGGCTGTTTCACGTCCTCCCCCGAAGCCGCCTACGAATCCCTAG
- a CDS encoding crosslink repair DNA glycosylase YcaQ family protein, translating to MSRERLTTSLKSLRRLAVTKQHLAGKLIPRPTPSAILSVIRDLAYVQWDPISIVAPSHLISLWCRLGDFRPSDLDRLLWKEKKLFQHWTPVASIVLTEDYPLYYSLMSRYPQSLSSSWETPRAQAKRFLAEHSELRKKVLNELRKGPLQLSGFKDTPRRKWSGGQWTFGTDVSLMLFHLLMSGKVMVVGHRGNQNVWGLSEPFLPRWVDRTELSDEAFEREAAQRAIRALGAATPSEIHYYFVRGRYQNLRATLQRLQDESTIHRVTVAGLSTRDERYIHDRDVPLLESMGSAAWRPRMSLLPPFDNLICSTPRTSRLFGFDYVREQFLPQEKRKYGTYVLPILWGERLIGRIDPRLDRARGELLVNAVHAEPDAPRDREVASQVGETITRFATFLGASKVTYTSRVPGAWKRSLR from the coding sequence ATGAGCCGAGAGCGCCTCACTACCTCACTGAAGTCCCTCCGGCGCTTGGCCGTCACGAAGCAGCACCTTGCCGGGAAATTGATCCCGCGACCTACGCCTAGCGCGATCCTTTCCGTGATTCGGGACCTCGCCTACGTTCAATGGGACCCGATTAGCATCGTCGCGCCGTCCCACCTCATCTCGCTCTGGTGCAGGCTCGGCGATTTCCGGCCATCGGATTTGGATCGACTCCTGTGGAAGGAGAAGAAGCTCTTCCAGCACTGGACGCCGGTCGCGTCTATCGTCCTGACCGAAGACTATCCCCTCTACTACTCGCTCATGAGCAGATATCCCCAATCCCTGTCCAGCTCCTGGGAGACGCCGAGGGCACAGGCCAAGAGATTCCTCGCCGAGCATTCAGAACTCCGCAAGAAGGTGCTGAATGAGCTCAGGAAGGGACCGCTGCAACTGAGTGGCTTCAAGGACACTCCTCGAAGAAAGTGGAGTGGGGGCCAATGGACCTTCGGGACCGATGTCTCTCTCATGCTATTCCACCTGTTGATGAGCGGAAAGGTGATGGTGGTCGGCCACCGGGGAAACCAGAATGTCTGGGGCCTTTCCGAGCCGTTCCTCCCTCGTTGGGTGGACCGAACTGAATTGTCGGACGAGGCATTCGAGCGCGAGGCCGCTCAGAGGGCCATCCGAGCCCTGGGTGCCGCCACCCCCTCTGAGATCCATTACTACTTCGTCCGCGGCCGATATCAGAACCTGAGAGCGACGTTGCAACGCCTTCAGGACGAATCCACGATACATCGAGTAACCGTTGCGGGGTTGAGTACGAGGGACGAGCGCTACATCCACGATCGGGACGTTCCCCTCCTCGAATCGATGGGTAGTGCAGCCTGGCGTCCTCGCATGTCCTTGCTTCCCCCGTTCGACAACCTGATCTGCAGCACACCCAGAACGAGTAGGTTGTTCGGCTTCGACTACGTCCGCGAGCAGTTCCTGCCTCAGGAGAAGCGAAAGTACGGGACCTACGTGCTTCCCATCCTCTGGGGGGAGAGACTCATCGGCCGAATTGACCCGCGGCTCGACAGAGCGCGTGGGGAACTCCTTGTCAATGCGGTCCATGCTGAACCTGATGCGCCCCGCGACCGGGAGGTCGCCTCCCAGGTCGGAGAGACGATCACCCGCTTCGCCACTTTTCTCGGAGCGAGCAAAGTGACCTACACCTCCCGGGTTCCTGGGGCATGGAAACGTTCACTCCGTTGA
- a CDS encoding antitoxin VapB family protein: MATRTVALDEEAYEMLRRSKKSAESFSEVVKRLARPRQPLSEFAGIWSDLNAKQRRELNQIYSALREGDQRRAEKIRLAWG; this comes from the coding sequence ATGGCAACGCGGACAGTGGCCTTGGACGAGGAGGCCTACGAAATGCTTCGTCGAAGCAAGAAGAGTGCCGAGAGCTTCAGCGAAGTAGTGAAGCGACTCGCGCGGCCCCGCCAACCTCTCTCGGAGTTCGCAGGGATCTGGAGCGACCTCAATGCCAAGCAGCGCAGGGAACTCAACCAGATCTACTCGGCTCTTCGCGAGGGAGATCAGAGGCGCGCAGAGAAGATCCGACTGGCGTGGGGATGA
- a CDS encoding ATP-binding protein, translating to MAEQPERLLELLSDANPWWEQGSVPDALAPPYRRRDFFVIRNKLQDKPITALAGPRQVGKTTLMYQLIKDLLAQGTDPKRILFVSFDLPGLGLYSPQPLNDAIRGFEERILREPLRTAGQPVYVFLDEITKLPNWHRDLKGWYDFHFPLQFLVSSSSNSELQSGASESLTGRVTIQLLLTWKFVDVMSLRTGDYRANDEYLQARSELEIALRKRDASGLFKRLKRIRPRPTRRRIALKAALEWYLLVDGYPELIQSDDAGRCARRLDDYVKLTLAHDLYRFHRIRSSTRVLEDLLSLIAGQSGGLANHRKLSEPLGLDERTLSEYLDYLEGAFMISRAYFYSRRRDTRLRKQRKIYIPNPGLLNVLRGRVDASMFTNSIEMGQLVESVVHGYAKRLAFNLSPGPLPPVYYWRDRHDHEVDVLIEYQGEPLPIEVKYRTDPKRDLEGMHHFIEEKRPPFGVVVTRDLLEYEPPILFVPLVDFLMLA from the coding sequence ATGGCCGAGCAACCCGAGCGCCTTCTCGAGCTATTGTCGGACGCCAACCCCTGGTGGGAACAAGGGTCTGTACCCGATGCTCTCGCTCCGCCTTATCGACGACGCGACTTCTTCGTCATTCGGAACAAACTGCAGGACAAGCCCATCACAGCTCTAGCTGGTCCTCGCCAGGTCGGCAAGACCACGCTCATGTATCAGCTGATAAAGGACCTGCTTGCTCAGGGGACGGATCCCAAGCGAATCCTCTTCGTCAGCTTCGACCTTCCGGGCTTGGGTCTATACAGCCCGCAGCCCTTGAATGACGCCATTCGCGGGTTTGAGGAGCGGATCCTTCGCGAGCCTCTCCGAACCGCCGGTCAGCCGGTCTATGTATTCCTCGACGAGATCACAAAGCTCCCCAACTGGCATCGTGATCTCAAAGGATGGTACGACTTTCACTTCCCCCTCCAGTTCCTCGTGTCATCTAGCTCCAATTCGGAACTCCAGTCCGGGGCGTCGGAGAGCCTGACTGGAAGAGTGACGATTCAGCTGCTCCTCACGTGGAAGTTTGTCGACGTGATGTCGCTTAGGACCGGAGATTACCGGGCGAACGACGAATATCTTCAAGCCCGATCCGAACTGGAAATTGCCCTGAGAAAGCGAGATGCCTCAGGTCTTTTCAAGCGGCTTAAGCGCATTAGGCCGCGCCCGACGCGGAGACGAATCGCCCTCAAGGCGGCTCTCGAATGGTATCTCCTGGTTGACGGCTATCCCGAGCTGATTCAATCGGATGACGCTGGGCGGTGCGCCCGTCGTCTCGACGACTACGTGAAGTTGACCCTCGCACACGATTTGTACCGATTTCACCGGATTCGATCGAGCACACGTGTCCTTGAGGACCTACTGAGTCTCATCGCCGGTCAGAGCGGTGGGTTGGCGAATCACCGGAAGCTTTCCGAGCCACTTGGCCTGGATGAAAGGACGTTGTCGGAATATCTCGACTATCTCGAGGGTGCATTCATGATTTCTAGAGCCTACTTCTACTCTCGAAGGCGGGACACTCGCCTTCGGAAGCAACGAAAGATTTACATTCCCAACCCCGGGCTCCTCAACGTACTTCGAGGCCGGGTCGATGCGTCGATGTTTACGAATTCCATCGAGATGGGTCAGCTCGTGGAATCGGTTGTCCACGGCTATGCAAAGAGACTTGCATTCAATCTATCGCCGGGCCCCTTACCCCCGGTCTACTATTGGCGCGACAGACACGATCATGAGGTGGATGTGCTGATCGAGTACCAAGGAGAGCCCCTCCCCATTGAGGTAAAGTATCGAACCGACCCGAAACGAGACCTCGAAGGAATGCACCATTTCATCGAGGAAAAGCGGCCCCCCTTCGGGGTGGTCGTCACTCGTGATCTGCTGGAGTACGAACCCCCGATTCTATTTGTTCCGTTGGTTGACTTCTTGATGCTCGCGTAG
- a CDS encoding nucleotidyl transferase AbiEii/AbiGii toxin family protein translates to MIDPVEREREAIAYLDSWPWERGGTLIGGYALAAYGSPRFSVDLDLVLTARQYNEIRPILAAERSTLLRLPNIAGTNPPRVERLQLGLVTVDLMIDGVVDRLAQVVVEPEWVGRDAIREVLSLRTGRTSAAVSVARIEALWALKLLAGRDQDLADLLALSDRQIRVAEIRAFLAEHPNSGLTKRTNLLKEKLASPKTYLDTISRLSRGRPSHPSNRAVWNRFVALVEGSLP, encoded by the coding sequence ATGATCGACCCCGTTGAACGAGAGCGAGAGGCGATTGCCTACTTGGATTCCTGGCCATGGGAGAGGGGGGGCACCCTCATCGGTGGGTACGCCCTGGCGGCCTATGGATCGCCCCGTTTCTCGGTGGACTTAGACCTCGTTCTTACAGCACGTCAGTATAACGAGATCAGACCCATTCTAGCTGCAGAGCGATCGACCTTGCTTCGCCTTCCCAATATTGCGGGGACCAACCCACCTAGAGTCGAGCGCCTTCAACTGGGCCTCGTGACTGTAGATTTGATGATCGATGGCGTAGTGGATCGACTAGCCCAAGTAGTGGTTGAGCCTGAATGGGTGGGCCGGGACGCCATTCGCGAAGTGCTTTCCCTCCGCACGGGCCGCACGAGTGCAGCGGTCTCGGTGGCACGTATCGAGGCATTGTGGGCGCTCAAGCTACTTGCGGGTCGCGACCAGGACCTCGCAGACCTCCTGGCGCTGAGCGACAGACAAATTCGGGTCGCCGAAATCCGCGCATTTCTTGCCGAGCATCCAAATTCGGGATTGACCAAGCGGACGAATCTCCTCAAGGAGAAACTGGCGTCTCCAAAGACATACCTCGATACGATTTCTCGACTTAGCCGCGGTCGTCCATCACATCCTTCAAACAGGGCCGTCTGGAATCGGTTCGTCGCCCTTGTAGAGGGCTCTCTACCCTAA
- a CDS encoding dihydrofolate reductase family protein has translation MGRKVTANLYMTIDGRGAFPKYPGSDRVTKKASDFWREMWINRFDDVTTVIMGRRSFTGHRRVWTEKARSPDDPQYLIDYARWLDRVEKVCLSTRLKSPGWENSRIMKGDLSKIVARIKNEKGGNIIAEGGPRLILEFIRKDLADDYWLLVQPVVYGQGPNYWGALSKQRTLKLLSSKTMEDGELLLHYESARGRWK, from the coding sequence ATGGGTCGAAAAGTCACGGCCAATCTGTACATGACCATTGACGGGCGCGGCGCGTTCCCGAAGTACCCGGGCTCGGACCGGGTCACGAAAAAGGCCAGCGACTTTTGGCGCGAGATGTGGATCAACCGGTTCGACGACGTCACCACAGTGATCATGGGTCGAAGGTCGTTCACCGGCCACCGGAGAGTCTGGACCGAGAAGGCACGATCGCCGGACGACCCCCAGTACCTCATCGACTATGCGCGCTGGCTCGACCGCGTCGAGAAGGTCTGCCTCTCGACCCGCTTGAAGTCGCCCGGATGGGAGAACTCTCGGATCATGAAGGGCGATCTCTCGAAGATCGTGGCGAGGATCAAGAACGAGAAGGGCGGGAACATCATCGCGGAGGGTGGCCCGCGGCTGATTCTCGAGTTCATCCGAAAGGATCTCGCCGACGACTACTGGCTGCTCGTGCAGCCCGTCGTCTACGGACAGGGACCCAACTACTGGGGCGCGCTGAGCAAGCAGCGGACGCTGAAGCTCCTCTCTTCGAAGACGATGGAGGATGGAGAACTTCTGCTCCATTACGAATCGGCTCGAGGGCGCTGGAAGTAG
- a CDS encoding Fic family protein — protein sequence MTAVVRSVRGGRTYYYLAHTYRWHGKFAKTRRYLGEAVPANVDDIKLEVEREAWSQTWFPEFDKIRRGYQERLRKLPSEVVERERHDFILDFTYDTNRIEGSTLSPDDTSDLIDHGAAPGAKPLSDILETQAHARLAEDLLARPAPFGLSELLRWHSSLFKATKPGIAGQIRDYEVRIRGSKHQPPTALEVRPMLKELLRWVRRSGKGVHPVELAATFHFRFEFIHPFGDGNGRVGRLAMNVLLAEAGYPPLNIQYTKRRGYYHALERASSLSNPGPFTAWFFRRYLTMNRHVARAD from the coding sequence ATGACGGCGGTCGTTCGATCGGTACGGGGCGGCCGTACGTACTACTATCTCGCGCACACCTACCGATGGCATGGCAAGTTCGCGAAGACGCGAAGGTACCTAGGGGAGGCAGTACCGGCGAACGTCGACGACATCAAGTTGGAAGTCGAGCGAGAGGCGTGGAGCCAGACCTGGTTTCCAGAGTTCGACAAGATTCGAAGGGGATATCAAGAGCGGTTGAGAAAGCTACCCTCCGAGGTAGTCGAACGCGAACGACACGACTTCATCCTTGACTTTACGTACGACACCAACCGAATCGAGGGATCCACACTCTCTCCGGATGACACCTCCGATCTAATCGATCATGGAGCAGCGCCCGGGGCGAAGCCTCTATCGGACATTCTTGAGACCCAAGCACACGCACGCCTAGCCGAAGATTTGCTCGCGCGCCCCGCTCCATTTGGACTTTCCGAACTGCTTCGATGGCACTCGTCATTGTTCAAAGCGACGAAACCCGGAATCGCTGGCCAAATCCGTGATTACGAGGTGCGAATCCGGGGAAGTAAGCACCAGCCGCCTACTGCGCTCGAGGTTCGGCCGATGCTCAAGGAGCTCCTTCGCTGGGTCAGGCGAAGTGGGAAGGGCGTGCATCCAGTCGAGTTGGCAGCCACCTTCCACTTTCGCTTCGAGTTCATCCATCCCTTCGGCGACGGGAACGGGCGAGTCGGACGATTGGCGATGAACGTGCTTCTCGCCGAGGCGGGATACCCTCCACTGAACATTCAGTACACGAAGCGACGTGGGTACTACCACGCGCTGGAGCGAGCGAGCTCGCTGTCGAACCCTGGCCCGTTCACGGCCTGGTTCTTCCGTCGCTATCTTACGATGAATCGTCACGTTGCCAGGGCCGATTGA
- a CDS encoding aminoglycoside phosphotransferase family protein, with translation MATSLPSVAELKGAARAAWPEQRLDRFRVHNGGWANLVLEADAGVIFRFPRRRAVAESLNFELRALDLLSRHLSAPIPAPVRVSVLRRPRGWPFMAYPKLLGKPLSTVWPLDSVGNRRLSRFIETLLRELSAVPSSALLRIGAQPGGRPSWAKRFRRLQQRFHRSGASQVPWELRRRLAAGFDSFYSDLRRARYHAVATHRDLGPDHILWSAESNRPTGVIDWEDVCLGDPAFDLTGLGALGHKRLAPSICARKARGDSTFDERLRFYRKVAPIHGLIHAAETRDPHWHNIFLPQLAAEFPG, from the coding sequence ATGGCGACCTCCCTCCCTTCGGTGGCGGAACTGAAAGGGGCCGCCCGTGCCGCTTGGCCCGAGCAACGACTCGATCGATTCCGAGTCCACAACGGTGGGTGGGCGAATCTCGTCCTAGAAGCGGACGCGGGCGTCATATTCCGATTCCCTCGTCGTCGTGCGGTTGCCGAGTCGCTAAACTTCGAGTTGCGGGCGCTCGATCTACTGTCCCGCCATCTTTCAGCGCCGATCCCTGCTCCCGTTCGGGTTTCGGTTCTTCGCCGACCCCGGGGCTGGCCGTTCATGGCCTACCCGAAGCTCCTGGGGAAACCCCTCTCGACGGTCTGGCCACTCGATTCGGTGGGCAATCGGAGGCTCAGCCGGTTTATCGAAACCCTCCTAAGGGAGCTCTCGGCCGTGCCTTCCAGTGCCTTGCTTCGAATCGGCGCCCAACCGGGAGGTCGACCATCCTGGGCGAAGCGCTTTCGGAGATTACAGCAACGGTTCCATCGAAGTGGGGCCAGCCAGGTCCCGTGGGAGTTGCGACGGCGGTTGGCGGCAGGGTTTGACTCGTTCTACTCAGACCTTAGAAGAGCTCGATACCATGCGGTCGCCACTCACCGGGATCTCGGGCCGGATCATATACTCTGGAGCGCGGAATCGAATCGGCCGACCGGAGTGATTGACTGGGAAGATGTATGTCTCGGCGACCCCGCGTTCGACCTCACCGGGCTGGGCGCGCTGGGACACAAAAGACTGGCTCCCTCGATCTGCGCGCGCAAGGCCCGCGGCGACTCGACCTTCGATGAGCGCTTGAGGTTCTACCGGAAGGTCGCACCCATCCACGGCCTCATCCACGCCGCCGAGACGCGCGACCCGCATTGGCACAACATCTTCTTGCCTCAGCTCGCCGCTGAGTTCCCTGGCTGA
- a CDS encoding type II toxin-antitoxin system RelE/ParE family toxin, which translates to MTHWSIKWSDTAVRDLHGLHRTVARRVVVRLEAAAADPLHYFTRLTASDEYKLRIGDYRLLAVLSHSEQTILVERVDHRSRVYDRKR; encoded by the coding sequence CTGACGCATTGGTCCATCAAGTGGTCGGACACTGCCGTCCGTGACCTACACGGACTTCATAGGACGGTGGCTCGGCGAGTCGTCGTCCGGCTAGAGGCGGCAGCTGCCGACCCGCTCCACTACTTCACAAGACTGACGGCCTCGGATGAATACAAGCTGCGCATCGGTGACTATCGCCTCCTAGCCGTGCTCTCTCACTCCGAACAGACTATTCTGGTTGAACGAGTGGATCACAGGTCGCGAGTTTATGACCGAAAACGTTGA
- a CDS encoding nucleotidyltransferase domain-containing protein, producing MKVHDPLEALLASPVRWRIARTLVLSREGAWSGRTLAAEAGVSLPQAIEALKRWEEAGLVWRETKGRAHKWSLVRTHVLVAPLNRLFDIEAGLPKKFQEDLAHGLQGLPIRRVVLFGSFARGSEGNTSDVDLLVELSNGASRSKVEEGLTRETVRIVRRYGSVISAIVRSPEEARRSAESPLTKEIESSGVVIVGGRP from the coding sequence ATGAAGGTCCATGATCCCCTGGAGGCGTTGCTCGCAAGCCCTGTGCGATGGCGGATTGCGCGAACGCTCGTTCTCTCTAGAGAGGGTGCATGGAGCGGCCGCACTCTTGCAGCTGAGGCGGGGGTCTCGTTGCCACAGGCCATTGAGGCGCTGAAGCGTTGGGAGGAAGCCGGGTTGGTTTGGCGGGAGACCAAGGGCCGAGCGCACAAGTGGAGCCTGGTCCGGACTCACGTTCTCGTGGCACCCTTGAATCGCCTCTTCGACATTGAAGCGGGTCTTCCCAAGAAGTTTCAAGAAGATCTCGCCCACGGATTGCAGGGGCTGCCCATCAGGCGCGTTGTCCTTTTTGGCTCGTTCGCCCGAGGCTCCGAAGGGAACACGAGCGATGTGGATCTGTTGGTTGAGCTTTCGAATGGAGCATCACGCTCGAAGGTGGAGGAAGGGTTGACACGCGAAACCGTGCGAATTGTTAGAAGGTACGGGTCAGTCATCTCGGCAATCGTGCGCTCTCCAGAAGAGGCGCGACGCTCAGCTGAGTCTCCCTTGACCAAGGAGATTGAATCCTCGGGGGTAGTGATCGTTGGGGGCCGGCCGTGA
- a CDS encoding type II toxin-antitoxin system VapC family toxin, giving the protein MYCLDSTFCIDLANGVPGAIDKARELDKRKERLAIAAPGLTEFLVGAFAQGGKRLARALEFVSQLEVLDVTEPLVVDAARLGGECARRGSSVGNLDLIVAAVAKHHRATILTKDSDFSRIPGIAVETY; this is encoded by the coding sequence ATGTACTGCCTCGACTCTACCTTCTGCATCGATCTCGCCAACGGCGTCCCCGGGGCGATCGACAAGGCCCGCGAATTGGACAAGCGTAAGGAGCGGCTGGCCATAGCCGCCCCGGGCCTCACGGAGTTCCTGGTGGGTGCCTTTGCACAAGGGGGAAAACGACTCGCGCGCGCACTCGAATTCGTTTCCCAGCTCGAGGTTCTAGATGTTACCGAGCCGCTTGTCGTGGACGCCGCCCGATTGGGCGGCGAGTGCGCTCGTCGTGGAAGTTCGGTGGGCAACCTGGATCTCATCGTGGCGGCGGTGGCCAAGCATCACCGCGCCACGATCCTGACCAAGGACTCGGACTTCTCCAGGATCCCGGGAATCGCGGTCGAGACCTACTAG